AGAACACGATCATCAAAGTCCGCCGTCAGCGAGGAATTATAGGTCAATTTTCCCATTTCACCATTCCCATGAATCAGTTGCCCGTACCCTACGCCGAATCTGGCCGTTAATCCGTCAAATAGTGCTCCAGACGTGGCACGTGTAGGAGGGCCAAAGCACGCTTCTCAATCTGACGAACACGCTCGCGGGTGACCCCCTCAATGTGTGCGATCTGGTCAAGGGTGCGGGGCTCGTCACCATCAAGCCCGAAGCGAGCTCGCAGAATTGACTGTTCACGAATGGGCAGGGTGTCCAGAAAGAAGCGGATGTCGGCGGCGCGCAGCGCCAGTGTGGCATATTCGTCGGGCTGAGGGAGGTCATCATCGATGATCAGCTCGGCCATGTCTCCCGCGCCATCACCCACCGGGGTGTGCAGGGAGATGGGCTCGTTGTCGTATTGCAGGAGACGGAGAACGTCCCGGACGGGTATCTGGGCCGCATCACCAATTTCGCGTGGTGTGGGCTCTCGGTCGAGCACGCTGGTGAGGTCCCGGCGAATGCGCTTGATCTTGTTGAGCTTCTCGGCGGTGTGCACCGGAATTCTGATCATTCGGGACTTGTCGGCCATCCCACGATGGATGGCCTGCCGGATCCACCACGTGGCGTACGTGGAGAACTTGTATCCGGTCATGAAGTCATATTTCTCCACGGCTCGCACAAGACCCATATTGCCGTCCTGCACGAGGTCCATGATGGGAACGCCTCGCCCGGAGTAGTGCTTGGCAATACTCACCACCAGGCGCAGGTTCGCCTCAATGAACTGGTTCTTGGCGCGACGCCCGTCGTGCACAAGCCAGGTCAGCTCGCGGCGCTCGACAGCGTTGACGGGAACGACAGCGTCGCCCTCCGAGCCCTGCCCGATGGGCATTCCCACGAGCCTGGCTCCGGCGAACAGGCCCACTTCGATACGGCGGGCGAGGTCAACTTCTTCCTCGGCGGTGAGGAGGCGCCCCTTGCCGATTCGGCGCAGGTAATCGCCGAAGGCATCCGTTGAGGCTCCGCTGTACTGTGCGGTCGCGGCACGGGCAGCCGTGGCGGCCGCGCGACTGAGCGGGCGAGTGGTGGTGGGAGGAATTGTGCTCGTTTCATCGACAATGACGGTCATGACAGCATCTTTCGGTTCACGGGGGACGGGGACGTGAGTGGAACCGTTGACAGGCTCGCTGTCGCGCGGTCGAAGGAGAGAAAATAGCTACGTTCGTGCAGTCTGCCGAGGTTGGTGACCTCGTAGGCGGGACCAATCCGCTGGATGAATCCCAGGAGCGCGGACGGGTCACCTTCGGGGCATGCCGCGTCGCTGACACGCCATTCGGTTGGGGAGAGTTCGGTGAGGGCAAGTTCGGTGGGGTTGTGCTGAAGGATGTCTTCAGGTTTGTGGGCCATTTCACTGCCTCCTGGTCGTTTCCAGAACATAATTAGACCCGCGAAGATTACGTCCTTCAAGGGGTTGACTTCGCGTTTCTCGAGGCATTAAATACTCCTATCTGTGGGCTAGACGCAGCTGTCTCTTTTCGAGGGGCAAGTAGGCTGGCCACATGACAAAACAGGTGTCCGAAATCTTTGATGCCAGCCAGTGGACCGACGTTGCCGGCTTTGAATCCCTCACGGATGTGACCTACCACCACGATCTGACGGGGCGCATTGCCCGCATCGCCTTCAACCGTCCGGAGGTTCGAAATGCCTTCCGTCCGCACACGGTTGACGAGCTCTACGCCGCGCTCGAGGACGCCCGCCTCAACTCCCGAATCGGCGTGGTTCTGCTCACCGGAAACGGTCCGAGTGCCAAGGACGGCGGCTGGGCTTTCTGCTCGGGCGGGGACCAACGCATTCGCGGTCGCGACGGTTACAAGTATTCCGACGGCGACACCTCCGCGGGCATCGACAAGGCCAGGGGCGGCCGCCTGCATATTCTTGAAGTGCAGCGTCTCATCCGCTTCATGCCCAAGGTCGTTATCGCGGTGATCCCGGGTTGGGCAGCCGGCGGCGGGCACTCCCTGCACGTGGTGTGTGACCTCAGCATCGCCAGTGCCGAACACGGCAAATTCAAGCAGACGGATGCCGATGTCGGCTCCTTCGACGCCGGTTACGGGAGCGCCTACTTCGCGCGTCAGGTGGGGCAGAAGGCGGCACGGGAAGTGTTCTTCCTGGCCCGCGAATACTCGGCTCAGCGGGCACTGGAGATGGGTGCGATCAACGCGGTCGTGCCGCACGCCGAGCTCGAGGCCACCGCCCTGGACTGGGGACGGGAAATTCTCACGAAGTCGCCCACGGCCATCCGGATGCTGAAATTCGCGTTCAATGCCGTTGACGATGGGTTGGTGGGTCAGCAGGTGTTTGCCGGAGAGGCCACGCGCCTGGCCTACGGCACGGACGAGGCCGTGGAAGGGCGCGATGCGTTCCTCGAGAAGCGCGAACCCGACTGGGCGCCATTTCCCTGGCAGTACTGAGCGCTCGCAGCGACATGCCTCGACCCCTGCGCCTCATCCCGGTGAACGGACCTGAAGCCGTTGACCCACGGGAGCTCATGGCCCTGCTGCGCGAGGCCCTCGCCGGGCGGGGGGACGCGGTGTTGCCGAGTGAGGCATCCGCTGAACAGAGAAGCATGGGTACGGTCCCGCGGCGCGTGGCCGCGGTGATCGAGACCTCGGGGTCGACGGATGCGCCCAAGCGCGTGATGCTCAGCACCGACGCGTTGCTGGCCAGTGCTGCGGCGTCGGCGGACGCGCTGGGCGGTCCGGGCCAGTGGTTGCTCGCACTGCCCACGCACTATGTGGCCGGGCTGCAGGTGCTCGTGCGGTCGATAGCGGCCGAGACCACGCCCGTGGTGCTGCCGCTCGGGCACGTGGAGCCGCACGACTTCGCCGCCTACGCCGAGACCATGACCGAGCCGCTGCGCTACGTGTCGCTCGTGCCGGTGCAGCTGGCGCGTCTTCTCGATGCTGCCGATGACCCGCGGATTCTCGCGGTATTGCGACGGTTCACGGCCATTCTCGTTGGCGGGCAGGCGATTCGGCCCGAGATCATGACGCAGGCCGATCACCTGGGTGTGCGCGTCGTGCGCACCTACGGTTCCTCGGAGACGAGTGGCGGATGCGTCTACAACGGTATTCCGATCGGCAACACCGGCGCGCGAGTGGTTGACGGCCAGTTGCAGCTGACGGGCGCCGTGCTCGCTGACGGATATCTCGATGACCCAGAGCGCACAGCCGAACGTTTTCTCGACGTGCACGGCGTGCGCTGGTATGCCACGGGGGACCTCGGTGAGGTTGACTCGGCAACGGGCGAGGTGCGCGTGCTGGGGCGGGCCGACAACGTGATCATTTCCGGCGGCGTGAAGGTGTCGCTTGACGCGGTTGAGGCAATCGTGCGCGCTCTGCCTGGCCTCGGAGACGCCGTTGTTCTGGGTGAGGACAACAGGGAATGGGGCCAGGTGCCCGTGGTGGTCTCCGCGCACCCACCAAGTTCGGGCACCCGGGCGGACGCAGCCGAGGCCGTGGGCGCGGCGCTCGGGCGAGCGGCTCGGCCCGCCCGCTTCGTTGCCGTTGCGGTCATTCCCATGCTCGCATCGGGAAAACCCGACCGGCGAGCCCTCGCGGCGCAGGTGACCGTGCGCGACTGACCCGCGGCAACACTGAAGTCGCAGCTGCCCAGAGGATATTATGAAGTCGTGGCAAATGGAGCGCGGCCCGTGCGGCCCAGACAACAGCGGATGAACCCTGCGGGGATCTCGACCGGCTCGACCAACGAGCGCGGGGCGACCGGTGCGCCGAGTTGCGACGCGAAGCCGAAAGCCAAGACCACCGGCAAGTCAGGGAACCCTGCCAAACGCAACAATCCGGCCTACGGGGGTCATGCCACGGTGAAGCCGGCCTCCGCGGCCGATTGGATCTCCGGAGCGCGCCTCCGCACCCTGCCGCTCGCCATTGCGCCCGTCGCCCTCGGAACCGGCGCTGCCATTGTGGCGAGCGATCCCGGGGTGTACCACCCCGTTCGGGCACTGCTGGCGCTGCTCGTAGCCCTGTTTCTCCAGGTTGGTGTGAACTACGCGAACGACTATTCCGACGGCATCCGGGGTACTGATAAGTTTCGGATCGGTCCGGCGCGACTCACCGGTGCCGGGGCAGCAAAACCGCGCACTGTTCTCACCGTGGCCCTGGCGTTCTTCGGGCTCGCAGCGGTTGCGGGTCTCCTGCTCGTGATTCTCACTCAGTACTGGTGGTTGCTTCTGGTGGGCGTTGTCGCTATCGGAGCTGCGTGGCTGTACACCGGAGGCAAGAAGCCCTATGGCTACTTCGGCCTCGGGGAGTTATTCGTCTTCGTGTTCTTCGGACTCGTTGCCACCATGGGAACCACTTACGTGCAGGTGGGACGCATCAACCTCGAGAGCTGGCTCAGCGGAATCGCCATCGGGCTGATTGCCTGCGCCGTGCTCATGGTCAACAACCTGCGGGACATCGTCCCCGACAAGACCGCCGGGAAGCGCACGCTTGCGGTGCTGATCGGCCCCATCTGGGGTCGCGTGGCGTTCTGCGTGTTCCTGCTGGTGCCCTTTGTGATTGCCGGGTTCTTTGCGCTCTTCTACCCGCTCGGTTTTCTCACCTTGTTCGTTCTGCTGCTCGCGCTTCCTGCGTGCATCATTACCGTTACCGGGCGAACGGCCGGCGAACTCATTCTCGCGCTGAAGCTCACGAGCCTCGCGGCTCTGGCCTACGGCGTGCTGCTGGCGTTGGCCTTCGCCCTCTAACCGTCGCCCCACCCGCTGGTCGAGCCTGCACTCGCTGGTCGAGCCCGCACCGCTGGGCAAGCCCCACCTGCCGTTCGATCCACACCCGCTGGTCGAGCCCGCACCGCTGGTCGAGCCCGCACCGCTGGTCGAGCTCCGCCCGCTGGTCGAGCCAGACCCGCTGGTCGAGCCAGACCCGCTGGTCGAGCCAGACCCGCTGGTCGAGCTTGTCGAGACCCCCGCTCGCGCCGTCACAACGAAGGCATGTCGCACCCACCCGCTGGTCGAGCGCAATTCGTCCTGCGAGCCTCACTCGGCGCGCCGGCCTTCACACGACCGTCAAGCAGCACTCGTCCGTCCAGTCCCACTCGCCGGACGGGCCGTTGACTGCTGGTCAGACACGACTCGTTGGTGGAGTCCCACTCGTTCTGGAGGCACCACCGCTGATTGAGCCCTCACCGCTGATTGGCCCCCCAACCCGCTGGTCGAGCTTGTCGAGACCCCCCGCTCACGCCGTCACAACGCAGGCAGATACTTACGGTGTGACGTCCCGTGCAGGTGTGGACGGCGCGGTGGGGGCGTCATCAGGTGCATCCGATTCGGGGCGAGGGGCGGCATCCGCTGCGGAAGCAGCCGCACCGGCCGCTTCAACGCGATCAAGGGCAGCGTCTTCGAGCTCGGCATCTTCGGTG
This sequence is a window from Cryobacterium sp. CG_9.6. Protein-coding genes within it:
- a CDS encoding sigma-70 family RNA polymerase sigma factor codes for the protein MTVIVDETSTIPPTTTRPLSRAAATAARAATAQYSGASTDAFGDYLRRIGKGRLLTAEEEVDLARRIEVGLFAGARLVGMPIGQGSEGDAVVPVNAVERRELTWLVHDGRRAKNQFIEANLRLVVSIAKHYSGRGVPIMDLVQDGNMGLVRAVEKYDFMTGYKFSTYATWWIRQAIHRGMADKSRMIRIPVHTAEKLNKIKRIRRDLTSVLDREPTPREIGDAAQIPVRDVLRLLQYDNEPISLHTPVGDGAGDMAELIIDDDLPQPDEYATLALRAADIRFFLDTLPIREQSILRARFGLDGDEPRTLDQIAHIEGVTRERVRQIEKRALALLHVPRLEHYLTD
- a CDS encoding 1,4-dihydroxy-2-naphthoyl-CoA synthase, with the translated sequence MTKQVSEIFDASQWTDVAGFESLTDVTYHHDLTGRIARIAFNRPEVRNAFRPHTVDELYAALEDARLNSRIGVVLLTGNGPSAKDGGWAFCSGGDQRIRGRDGYKYSDGDTSAGIDKARGGRLHILEVQRLIRFMPKVVIAVIPGWAAGGGHSLHVVCDLSIASAEHGKFKQTDADVGSFDAGYGSAYFARQVGQKAAREVFFLAREYSAQRALEMGAINAVVPHAELEATALDWGREILTKSPTAIRMLKFAFNAVDDGLVGQQVFAGEATRLAYGTDEAVEGRDAFLEKREPDWAPFPWQY
- a CDS encoding AMP-binding protein — translated: MPRPLRLIPVNGPEAVDPRELMALLREALAGRGDAVLPSEASAEQRSMGTVPRRVAAVIETSGSTDAPKRVMLSTDALLASAAASADALGGPGQWLLALPTHYVAGLQVLVRSIAAETTPVVLPLGHVEPHDFAAYAETMTEPLRYVSLVPVQLARLLDAADDPRILAVLRRFTAILVGGQAIRPEIMTQADHLGVRVVRTYGSSETSGGCVYNGIPIGNTGARVVDGQLQLTGAVLADGYLDDPERTAERFLDVHGVRWYATGDLGEVDSATGEVRVLGRADNVIISGGVKVSLDAVEAIVRALPGLGDAVVLGEDNREWGQVPVVVSAHPPSSGTRADAAEAVGAALGRAARPARFVAVAVIPMLASGKPDRRALAAQVTVRD
- a CDS encoding 1,4-dihydroxy-2-naphthoate polyprenyltransferase translates to MKPASAADWISGARLRTLPLAIAPVALGTGAAIVASDPGVYHPVRALLALLVALFLQVGVNYANDYSDGIRGTDKFRIGPARLTGAGAAKPRTVLTVALAFFGLAAVAGLLLVILTQYWWLLLVGVVAIGAAWLYTGGKKPYGYFGLGELFVFVFFGLVATMGTTYVQVGRINLESWLSGIAIGLIACAVLMVNNLRDIVPDKTAGKRTLAVLIGPIWGRVAFCVFLLVPFVIAGFFALFYPLGFLTLFVLLLALPACIITVTGRTAGELILALKLTSLAALAYGVLLALAFAL